A segment of the Syntrophales bacterium genome:
GGATCTGACAGTATTCTCTCGGTTGTTCATGAGACGGCAAAGGGTTTGCGCGATGCGGGTATTATGAATGAGATAACCATGCGCGAATTTGATGCGCTTTGTCTGTTTCCCGTGAAGACGTATCAGCCACAGGAAATTAAAAAGATACGATCGCGCTATCGCGTCAGTCAGGCGGTATTCGCTGCGTACCTGAACGTGAGCAAGACATCTGTGGCGAGCTGGGAGTCAGGCGGAAAGAAACCTGGCCCTGCGGCAGTCAAGCTGCTTAACTTGGTGGATCGAAAAGGCATTGAAGCAGTTGCGTGATCCACAGATTACACGGATTGAAAAATGGATAACCAGTTTGCAAATTACACAGCTTGCACGGATCAATTAAATGAAATTGTTTTTTAACTCTGCGGAAATCTGCGAAATCTGTGAATTGAAGCGTATCTTTGATCTGGCTATGGCTTGGTGTTTATTATGTTTTTTGAGTGTGCCGATTTTTGTTGTCGGGTTGATGGTGAGGCTGACTTCGGAGGGGCCGGCATTATACTGGTCGGACAGGGTGGGGATTAATAATGGGAGATTCAGGATGCCCAAGTTTCGGACTATGCGTGTTGATACCCCGGCTGTCGCAACCCATCTCATGAAAAATCCTGATGCTTACCTTACTCCGATCGGGTCTTTTTTGCGGAAGTTCAGTCTGGATGAATGGCCACAGTTGTACAGTATTTTAAAAGGAGACATAAGTTTTGTGGGGCCACGTCCTGCTCTGTTTAATCAGGATGATCTGGTTGGGCTTAGGACAGGGAAGGGGATTCATAAACTTATTCCGGGGATCACCGGCTGGGCGCAGGTAAATGGCTATTCCGACGCATTCCGCCACCAAAAGAGAACTTATCTTGACCTATATCCAAGGCATGGCCTATATGAATGATTGTAATTTTTTCGGTCGACACGAAAGCATCCGTGAAGCACGCAAAAGAAATTCAAATGAGGGAAAGGGAAAGAGGAAGGAGGGCAAGACAAATGAAAGCAAAAATTGAAAACGACACACTTTATATCGAAATTGAAATCAATAAAAACCCCGTACCAAGCGCATCAGGGAAAACACTCGTTGTCGCCAGTACCAGAGGGAATATCAGCACTGATGTTATGGTTGACGGAAAGCTTTTGACCATTGGATTGAATGCGTACATTAAAAAATAATAATCTCTTCATAAAACATTGACTGAACGCCTTTCATATTGATAAAAAAAGACACACAAGTAATCAACAATACAAGCACTATAAAATCATTCTATTATCGAAGGAGGTATCTTCCCCTTGACCCTTACAAAAGCAGATATGGTCAAATCAATCGAAGACCAGCTTGGTCTTCCCAAGGACAGATCCACAGACATATTCGAATCCGTCCTGGAGATAATCAAACAATCACTTGTGAATGGTGAGGCGGTCAAGATCAGCGGATTCGGGAAGTTCTACGTTATTGACAAGAAAGCCAGAAATGGTAGAAATCCTCAAACAGGAGAGCACATGATTATTGAGCCAAGAAGGGTTGTTTCTTTCAAGTACTCTTCAAGGGCAAGGGTTAAACTCAACGGTTGATGGACATCATATCCCAGGTGAGCCTGATAAAGGAAAAGCAATGAAGCGGCTGGTATCATTCCTCATAGCTCTGTCAATGCTCTGCATGACAGGGGGGATCTCTTATGCGGCAGACAGAGGCAATACAAGCCTCCAGTCATTCAACAAGGCCAAGAAACTCCTCCTCAAAGAAGTATATTACGACCACCTCATAACATTTTACTGCAACTGCCCCATAGATTGCTGCTCAACTGTTCCTACCAGCCGCTCTTTCAGCCCCGTATAGCGTTGCAACACCCTGTTATTTTTTATGGCTATGCCGATAGCCTTCTTGCTCCCAATTAGGACTACCAGCTTTTTGCCCCTTGTAACACCCGTATAAAGCAGGTTTCGGGCCAGCATAATGTAATGCTGGGTTACTACCGGTATAATCACTATCGGATATTCCGATCCCTGAACTTTATGGATTGTCGTGCAGTATGCCAGCATCAGCTCATCCAGCTCATCCAGCTCATAATCTACCAAACGATCTTCAAACTTTACACCAACCTCCTCTTCTTTAGTATCAATTTTACTGATAAATCCGATATCGCCATTAAAAACGTCTTTCTTGTAATTATTCTTGATTTGCATCACTTTGTCGCCAATCTTGTATTTCCTGAAGCCTCGTACAATACCCACTTTGTTGGCATTAAGCTTCTCTTGGAGCAGGTTGTTTAGCGCTTCTGTTCCGAGAGACCCCTTGTGCATAGGTGTAAGCACTTGGCAGTCTTCTATTGGGTTTCGATCCTTAAATGTTTCAGTCATGAGTTTAACAATGATTTCCTGAATAATCTTTGGGTCTGTCTGTTCGATAAACCAACAGTCATCTCCCTTCTCCGGAGCACTCAGATATGGCATCTTCCCGTTGTTGATCTTATGGGCATTCACAATTATGCTTGATCTTTGGGCCTGTCTAAATATATGTGTCAGGTGCACAGTTGGAATTTTTTGGCTTTCAATAATATCTTTCAATACATTTCCTGGTCCAATCGATGGTAGTTGATAAATGTCCCCCACAAAAACAAGGTTTGCGTGGGCAGGAATAGCTTTTAGAAAACTGTACCCGAGCATCGTATCAACCATTGAAGCCTCATCCATTACAAACAGATCACATTTAAGGGGATTTTGTTTATCCCTCTGAAAACCGCCAAAGGGAATATATTCAAGTAGGCGATGGATCGTAGACGATCTGAACCCTGTGGCTTCAGCCATCCGTTTGGCTGCCCTGCCGGTGGGGGCACACATGACCACCTTACGGTTTTCTGCAGTATAAATATCAGCAATCGCTTCAATGATAGTCGTCTTCCCTGTTCCCGGACCTCCCGTGATTACTACTACCTTTGATTCACAGGCCGCTCGTATGGCAGTATACTGATCAGGCGCCAGTTTTATCCCTATTCTCTCCTCGACTTCAGTTAAAACCTTTGGCAATTCTGTCTTGCCCACGGGAAGATTAGGGGGGGCAGTTACCAGTCTCCGAAGCTCTGCTGCTATGCCACACTCACAATCATACAGACTTGTTTCATATACAGGATCAATACCAGAGTGATTCCCGTTATTTTCTATTATTAAGCGATCTTCTTTATTTAGGGTAGTAATTGCGTTCTTTGTAATATTCGTATCAACTCCCAGTATCTCGCTTGCTTTTTTGATAAGTTCGTCATAAGGGCAATACACATGACCGTTCTTCTCAAGCTGAGTCATGACATACAATGCTCCCGCCTTGATTCTCAAGGGGTGTTCTTTACTGAAGCCCATCTGTTGGGCGATTTTATCAGCGGTTAAAAATCCAACCCCCCAAATATCTTCGGATAGCCGATAGGGATTTTCTTTGAGTAGTTTAATCGAGTCATTCCCATATTTTTTGTATATCTTTACGGCATACCCGGTTGACACACCATAATTCTTCAGGAATACCATTACATTCCGGATTTCCTTCTGGTCTTTAAAACCTTTGCTGATCACGCTTATACGTTTTTCGGCTATTCCTTGGACCTTGCTCAGCAAGTCAGGCTCATTTTCGATAACATTAAAGGTATTCATGCCGAACATTTTCACTATTCGCTTTGCCAGCTCAGTGCCGATCCCCTTAATCAATCCTGAACCAAGATAACCTGTAATACCGTTTATGGTGTCCGGATAGATGGGGACATAAGCATCAAATTTAAACTGCCTGCCGTATTTTGGGTGATTGACCCATTCGCCCTCCAGGTCAAGAATGTCTCCAACATTCGGCTGGAGA
Coding sequences within it:
- a CDS encoding DNA-binding transcriptional regulator; the protein is GSDSILSVVHETAKGLRDAGIMNEITMREFDALCLFPVKTYQPQEIKKIRSRYRVSQAVFAAYLNVSKTSVASWESGGKKPGPAAVKLLNLVDRKGIEAVA
- a CDS encoding sugar transferase, producing MKLFFNSAEICEICELKRIFDLAMAWCLLCFLSVPIFVVGLMVRLTSEGPALYWSDRVGINNGRFRMPKFRTMRVDTPAVATHLMKNPDAYLTPIGSFLRKFSLDEWPQLYSILKGDISFVGPRPALFNQDDLVGLRTGKGIHKLIPGITGWAQVNGYSDAFRHQKRTYLDLYPRHGLYE
- a CDS encoding integration host factor subunit alpha: MTLTKADMVKSIEDQLGLPKDRSTDIFESVLEIIKQSLVNGEAVKISGFGKFYVIDKKARNGRNPQTGEHMIIEPRRVVSFKYSSRARVKLNG
- a CDS encoding ATP-dependent RecD-like DNA helicase, translating into MKNIKGNSGNLLRTSLQGEIKSITYSDTTSGWTVAKADVQGGKHLVNIVGAILQPNVGDILDLEGEWVNHPKYGRQFKFDAYVPIYPDTINGITGYLGSGLIKGIGTELAKRIVKMFGMNTFNVIENEPDLLSKVQGIAEKRISVISKGFKDQKEIRNVMVFLKNYGVSTGYAVKIYKKYGNDSIKLLKENPYRLSEDIWGVGFLTADKIAQQMGFSKEHPLRIKAGALYVMTQLEKNGHVYCPYDELIKKASEILGVDTNITKNAITTLNKEDRLIIENNGNHSGIDPVYETSLYDCECGIAAELRRLVTAPPNLPVGKTELPKVLTEVEERIGIKLAPDQYTAIRAACESKVVVITGGPGTGKTTIIEAIADIYTAENRKVVMCAPTGRAAKRMAEATGFRSSTIHRLLEYIPFGGFQRDKQNPLKCDLFVMDEASMVDTMLGYSFLKAIPAHANLVFVGDIYQLPSIGPGNVLKDIIESQKIPTVHLTHIFRQAQRSSIIVNAHKINNGKMPYLSAPEKGDDCWFIEQTDPKIIQEIIVKLMTETFKDRNPIEDCQVLTPMHKGSLGTEALNNLLQEKLNANKVGIVRGFRKYKIGDKVMQIKNNYKKDVFNGDIGFISKIDTKEEEVGVKFEDRLVDYELDELDELMLAYCTTIHKVQGSEYPIVIIPVVTQHYIMLARNLLYTGVTRGKKLVVLIGSKKAIGIAIKNNRVLQRYTGLKERLVGTVEQQSMGQLQ